The Psychrobacillus sp. FSL K6-2836 nucleotide sequence TTTACTTCTGAAGGGGATTTATCTAAAATGGCTTCCAATTTGGATGCCGCGGTGAACCAAGGGGTTGACGGTATTTTAATAGATCACGGTACCAAAGAAGCGCTGAACCAAGGGGTAGAGAATGCAGTTGCAAAGGGAATTCCGGTTGTCGCATTTGATGCGGGAGTTGAAGTTGAAGGAGTAACTTCTTTAGAACAAGGTGATGAAAAAATGGCCCAAATGACGCTAGAAAAACTAGCGGAAGATTCAAATGGTGAAGCGAATATCGTGAAAATATGGGTAGCAGGTTTTGCACCGATGGAAAGAAGACAAATAGCATATGAGAATTTTCTAGGAGAGAATCCAGGGATTAAAGAAATCGCGACATTCGGAGCAGCAACACAAAATACTGCTTTAGATACTCAGTCACAAATGGAAGCGGTATTAAAACAATACCCTAACGAAGGTGAAATTACAGCTGTTTGGGCTGCGTGGGACGAGTTTGCCAAAGGTGCAGTTCGAGCAATAGAACAAGCAGGGCGTACGGATATTAAGGTATATAGTATCGATATGAGTGATGAAGATTTACAAATGATTCAAAATGACAATAGTCCCTGGGTTGCGTCGGCAGCGGTAGATCCTAAGGATATCGGTCGTATTCAAGTTCGTTATTTATATCAAAAAATTAGTGGGGGTAATGTAGAAGAAAAAGTCGTATTAGAGCCAGTTTTTGTAGAAGCCTCTAAATTGCCGGAAGAAACAGTAACGACGAATGAACTCAGTGATCATATTGAAGGTTGGGGAGCAAGCGATCAAGGCTACACAGATGAATTAAAAGGATTAGAAGAAAACAGATAACTTAAAAAGAATTTAAGCTGTCCTGTTTATGGGACAGCTTTTTCTAAGAAAGGAGCAATCGATGCAGAATTCTTATCTTAATATGAAGGCTATAGATAAATCATTTGGAAAAGTAAATGCTCTGAAAAAGGCTGAATTTGAACTTAAAAAAGGTGAAGTACATGCCTTACTTGGTGTAAATGGTGCAGGAAAAAGTACACTTATGAAAGTACTCTCGGGTGTGTATGAGCATGACAAGGGAGAAATTTTGTTAGAAGGAGAAAAAATACGTATACATTCCCCTAAAGTCGCAAAGGATTTTGGAATCTACTGTGTATATCAAGAGGTAGATACTGCAATCGTTTCAGAGCTCTCGGTTGCAGAAAATATATTGCTGGATTCCATTGTTGCTGGTACTAATATATTTATCTCCAAAAAGAAACTACATAGCGTAGCACAAAATGCCTTAAAGCAATTACAAGCTGAGGATATACCGGTAGAAAAACCAGCATTTATGCTTTCTCTGGCAGAAAAACAGTTGGTATTGATAGCGCGTGCGCTAGTAAGTTCTGCAAAGATTATTATCTTCGATGAACCAACGGCGCCCCTATCTCTTTATGAATCTACAAAGTTATTTTCAGTTATTAAAAAGCTAAAAGCAAATGGAGTAGGGTGTATATTCATATCTCATCGACTACCAGAAGTATTTGAAATTTGCGATCGGATAACTGTTATGGGCGAAGGTACGTTAGTAGGGACCTATAATATTACCGAGACTAGCCAAGAAGAGATTATTGAAGCTATGCTAGGAACTTCTTATAGCAAAGATTTTCCTGTTCGTACACATACATTGGGAAATATATTACTTCGTGTTAAAGATATTTCGAGAGGAGAAAAGGTAAGGAATATTTCTTTTCAAGTGTCTGAAGGAGAAGTTGTTGGTATTGTCGGTCTTGTTGGGGCAGGAAAAACAGAGTTAGCTAAAACATTATTTGGATATTCTCCACATACAGAAGGAAGTATTGAAATCTTAGGAAACACCTTAAAAATAAAGCATCCAAAAGATGCGATAAAAGCAGGCATGGCTCTAATTCCAGAAGAAAGACGAAAAGAAGGGCTATTTGTTCATGAATCATTGCAAACCAATGCATCTTTCCCTAATTTACAAAGTTTTTCTCGTTTCTTATTTATGAATAAAAGGAGAGAAAAGTCATTTGCGAAAGAGATTATTGAGCGTTTACAGATTAAAACAAGTAGTACAGAGACACCACTTGTTTATTTAAGTGGAGGAAATCAGCAAAAAGTTGCCATTGGTAAATGGACCTCTCTCGATTCGGCTCTTTATTTGTTCGACGAGCCAACAAAAGGCGTAGACATTGGTGCAAAAACAGATATTTATAGGATGGTTCGTGAGTTTGCTGAAAAAGGGAAGGGTTGTCTTTACTTTTCAAGTGAAATTCATGAAGTTCTAGGAATTTCTGATCGCATTTTAGTTATGTATGATGGTCAAATCGTGAAGGAATTATCACGGAAAGAAGCGACCCAGGAAAGGATTTTGCTTTATGCAAGCGGTGGTAAAGAAAAATAAGTTGCAAGAAAGAGGTATCAATTTTTTATTTAAGTTTGGGGCTATTGCGTTACTTATTTGTATTATTATTTATTTTAGTTCAATAAGTGATGCCTTTTTTACATATGCAAATTTCACAGATATTCTACGCTCTATTTCTATCGTTACCCTATTAGCATTGGGAGTGACTTTCACACTTGTAGTAGGAGGTTTTGACTTAAGTGTAGGGTCTACAATGTCGCTATCGACAGTTGTGACGGCATCTCTAATGGTTTGGTATGAGATGCCTTTATGGCTTGTATTAATTGTACCAATTCTAGTTGGAGTATTAGTGGGTTTGTTTAATAGTTTCCTTATTGTAATTATAGGTATTCCTGATTTACTAGCAACATTAAGTACGATGTATATTGTTGCGGGCTTTCATCGGACATATACAGAAGGATACTCAATTTACAATAATATGCCACTTACATCAGGTGGAACTGCTCCAGGGCAATTTTCAGAGGCATTTCTTTGGATCGGCCAAGGTAGATTACTTGGGTTACCTGTACCTGTTTGGATTATGTTAATACTAGTGGTAGTAGCTTATATTGTTCTCAATCATACACGCTGGGGCCGTATATTATATATGACGGGTGGAAATGAGGAAGCTGCAACATTGTCGGGAGTGAACACACGTAAAGTGAAGTTCATCGCTTATATTATTTCTGGAATTTTTGCTTCATTGGCAGGAGTATTATTCACAGCTAGGGTAGGTTCGGGTCAAATTGATGCTGGTACCCCACTTTTAATGGAGGCAGTTGCTGCAGTTTTCGTTGGCTATTCCGTTTTAGGAATTGGGAAGCCTAATGCACTGGGTACTTTTTTTGGAGCAGCAGTAATTGGAATCTTATTGAACGGCCTAACCATTTTAAATTTACCTTATTATGCATTTGATATTATTAAAGGAACAGTATTAGTTTTGGCACTGGCAGTAACTTACGTTTACGCAAAGAAACGTTTTTCTCGGGCTTAGTGGGGAGAACTTGGCAAAAAAATAAAGTTTTTTCAAAAAATTTATAAATAAAATGGAATCATCGTTGAAATTTATGATAATCTACTTCATTATGAAAGATAGAGAATCTCTTAATGGTATTACTAAGAGATAATACATTAGACGAAGGAAGTAGTTTATGTCCGAGGAAAATATTACACGTTTATATGTGAATGATAAGGAAATTATATTGATCGGAACGGCACATGTATCAAGACAGAGTGCAGAACAGGTAAAGGAAGTTATCGATAGAGAACAGCCAGATTCTGTTTGTATTGAATTGGATGAGCAAAGATACCAATCTATTATTGATAATAATAAGTGGAAACAGACAGATATTTTTAAGGTTATTAAAGATAAGAAAGCTACACTACTATTAATGAACCTGGCAATTTCTTCTTTCCAAAATCGGATGGCTAAACAGTTTGATATAAAGCCAGGTCAGGAAATGATTCAAGGTATAGCAAGTGCGAAAGAGAATGGAGCAGAGCTTGTATTAGCAGATCGTAATATCCAAACTACTTTTTCACGTATATGGCATAATCTTGGATGGACTGGGAAATCACAATTACTTACTTCCGTTTTCTTTAGTATTTTCAGTAAGGATACTATATCGGAAGAAGAAATGGAGAATATGAAGTCCAAGGATACTTTAAATGCTGTTTTAGCAGAGTTTACAGAATCTTTTCCAAAGCTAAAAACACCGTTAATCGATGAGCGTGATCAGTATTTAGCTCAAAAAATTAAGGAAGCGCCAGGGAAGAAAGTTATAGCGGTTTTAGGTGCTGCCCATGTGCCTGGTATTACAAAGGAAATTCATAAGGAGCAGGATTTAGCTGAATTATCAGCTTTACCGCCAAAGTCAGTTGTCCCTAAAATAATCGGTTGGGCAATTCCGATTTTGATTGTCGCATTAATTGTGTTTACATTCATAGCAAATCCTTCTGCAGGTTTTGACCAGGCACTTAGCTGGATTCTTTGGACTGGTTCAATGGCTGCAGTAGGAGCAGCGGTAGCATTAGGACACCCATTAGCAATTTTAGCAGCATTTATCACGGCACCAGTTACAGCACTTCATCCTATTTTAGCGTCAGGTTGGTTTTCAGGACTT carries:
- a CDS encoding sugar ABC transporter substrate-binding protein, whose translation is MKTNKYWLLFAIMVIGVLLAACQPKAEGEVSTSSSSKAEASDHPLAGKKIALVMQQNLGTFSAQYIEGVKEQVEKFGGTVTVFTSEGDLSKMASNLDAAVNQGVDGILIDHGTKEALNQGVENAVAKGIPVVAFDAGVEVEGVTSLEQGDEKMAQMTLEKLAEDSNGEANIVKIWVAGFAPMERRQIAYENFLGENPGIKEIATFGAATQNTALDTQSQMEAVLKQYPNEGEITAVWAAWDEFAKGAVRAIEQAGRTDIKVYSIDMSDEDLQMIQNDNSPWVASAAVDPKDIGRIQVRYLYQKISGGNVEEKVVLEPVFVEASKLPEETVTTNELSDHIEGWGASDQGYTDELKGLEENR
- a CDS encoding sugar ABC transporter ATP-binding protein; translation: MQNSYLNMKAIDKSFGKVNALKKAEFELKKGEVHALLGVNGAGKSTLMKVLSGVYEHDKGEILLEGEKIRIHSPKVAKDFGIYCVYQEVDTAIVSELSVAENILLDSIVAGTNIFISKKKLHSVAQNALKQLQAEDIPVEKPAFMLSLAEKQLVLIARALVSSAKIIIFDEPTAPLSLYESTKLFSVIKKLKANGVGCIFISHRLPEVFEICDRITVMGEGTLVGTYNITETSQEEIIEAMLGTSYSKDFPVRTHTLGNILLRVKDISRGEKVRNISFQVSEGEVVGIVGLVGAGKTELAKTLFGYSPHTEGSIEILGNTLKIKHPKDAIKAGMALIPEERRKEGLFVHESLQTNASFPNLQSFSRFLFMNKRREKSFAKEIIERLQIKTSSTETPLVYLSGGNQQKVAIGKWTSLDSALYLFDEPTKGVDIGAKTDIYRMVREFAEKGKGCLYFSSEIHEVLGISDRILVMYDGQIVKELSRKEATQERILLYASGGKEK
- a CDS encoding ABC transporter permease, whose product is MQAVVKKNKLQERGINFLFKFGAIALLICIIIYFSSISDAFFTYANFTDILRSISIVTLLALGVTFTLVVGGFDLSVGSTMSLSTVVTASLMVWYEMPLWLVLIVPILVGVLVGLFNSFLIVIIGIPDLLATLSTMYIVAGFHRTYTEGYSIYNNMPLTSGGTAPGQFSEAFLWIGQGRLLGLPVPVWIMLILVVVAYIVLNHTRWGRILYMTGGNEEAATLSGVNTRKVKFIAYIISGIFASLAGVLFTARVGSGQIDAGTPLLMEAVAAVFVGYSVLGIGKPNALGTFFGAAVIGILLNGLTILNLPYYAFDIIKGTVLVLALAVTYVYAKKRFSRA
- a CDS encoding TraB/GumN family protein, with product MSEENITRLYVNDKEIILIGTAHVSRQSAEQVKEVIDREQPDSVCIELDEQRYQSIIDNNKWKQTDIFKVIKDKKATLLLMNLAISSFQNRMAKQFDIKPGQEMIQGIASAKENGAELVLADRNIQTTFSRIWHNLGWTGKSQLLTSVFFSIFSKDTISEEEMENMKSKDTLNAVLAEFTESFPKLKTPLIDERDQYLAQKIKEAPGKKVIAVLGAAHVPGITKEIHKEQDLAELSALPPKSVVPKIIGWAIPILIVALIVFTFIANPSAGFDQALSWILWTGSMAAVGAAVALGHPLAILAAFITAPVTALHPILASGWFSGLVQAYIKRPTIADFERLSEDVFTIKGFWRNKVTRVLLVVVLTNLFGSFGTFIGGADVIRVFFKNL